The segment TGGGGCATCCGGCCTCTTTGACGGGCAAAAGTACCATCTTGCCCGGATTTAAAATAGACGCGCTCTCCGCCATAAAATGGACCCCGCAAAAGACAATGACTTTCGCGTCTGTCCGGACAGCGGCCTGGCTCAGCGCGAGCGAATCTCCGCTTATGTCAGCGATTTCTTGTATCTCGTCCCGCTGGTAATTATGCACTATTATAACGGCGTTTCGCTCCAATTTGAGTTCCGCAATGCGCTTCCTTAGCTTATCCAGATACTTTTTGTCTTTTTGTTCCGGCGTTTGAAGCATTATACCTCCAAAATCACATTATCAATAAGCCGCGTCTTGCCAAAATAAGCGGCTATTGCTATTAAGACCTGCCCTTTCAGCGCTTTAATCTCTTTTAGGCTGCCAAGATCTGCTACTGAGACATAATCTATCCTGGCAGAACTGTTTTTACTTATAAAATCCTTTATCGTCTTTATTATCTTGCGGCTTCCTCTTTCGCCTTGCTTTATCATCTTCTTTGCCAGCGAAAGCGATTTAAAAAGCGCTGTCGCCTCATACCTCTCTTTTTTGTTAAGATAGGCGTTTCTCGAACTCATGGCAAGGCCGTCTTTCTCTCTTACCGTGGGAATAGTCTTTATCTCGACCGGAATATTTAGATCTTCTGCCATCTTCTTTATAATAACTGCCTGCTGGGCGTCTTTTTGGCCGAAATAGGCATTGTCGGCGGAAATTATATTAAACAATTTCGCAACGATTGTGGCTACGCCCCTAAAATGGCCCGACCTTCGGCGGCCGCACAAATGGCCTGATAGCTTTTCAACGTTAATATACGTAGAGTGGCCCGGAAGATACATACTTTTTACTGCGGGATAAAATATCGCGTTGACGCCTTCTTTTTTTGCCATGCGCGCGTCTTTCTTAAAATCGCGGGGGTATTTCGTATAGTCTTCCCCAGGCCCAAATTGCGCGGGATTTACAAATACACTCATGACGACAATGCCATTTTCCCGCTTTGCGCGCCGGATAAGCGCGAGATGGCCTTTATGAAGATAGCCCATTGTCGGTACAAAACCTATTTTCCTGCCGCGGGCCTTTTCGTTTGCGATAAACTTTCTCATCTTCGCCGGGTCCGTTATGATCTTCATTTACACTTTACCCAGTTCCCTCAACCCTTTAAGCACAAACTCCCTTTCACTTATGCGTGGATGCGGGATAATAAGATCTTTTTTCTTTATCTTTTTATTGCTGTAATAAAGTATATCAAGGTCTATTGTCCGAGCCCCGCTTTTAACCGTTCTCACGCGGCCAAGTGTCTTCTCTATATTGTTCAGGGCCACTAAAAGTTCAAGAGGCGTGAGAGAGGTCTCTATCTCCAGTACGCCGTTTAAAAATTTACCCTGCGGCATCTCGCTCACCGGCTCTGTTTCATATATTGACGATGCTTTTTTAAACCGTATGCTTTTATTTTTCTTCAGCTCGAGGATCGCGCTGTCTACATATTTACGCCGATCGCCTATATTTGAACCTACGCCTATATAGCAGTTAACGAATTTTTTCATCTATTCTTTTTACCGCTTCCGCGAGCCTCTTCTTATCGACCGTTATCACCATACGGATATATCCCTCGCCCGATTCTCCAAACCCATTACCGGGCGTGACTACGATATCCGCCTTATCCAGAAGCATCTGGGCGAATGTTGCCGAAGTATGCCTTGGAGGCACCTTGGCCCATACATAAAAGGTCGCTTTCGGCTTCTCGATATTCCAGCCTATACGATTAAGCCCTTCTACCAATATGTTGCGCCTCTCCTCGTAAACTTTAATAACGGAGCCTATGTGCTTTTCGTAATTCTCCAGCGCGACTATGCCCGCGCGCTGTATTGCGGAGAAAACTCCGGAATCTATATTGGCTTTGACCTTTGCCAGTCCTTTTACGAGCCGGGCATTACCGCAAACAAAACCTATACGCCAGCCCGTCATGTTGAATGTCTTTGAAAGCGAGTGGAATTCCACCGCTACAGTCTTTCCGCCCTCTATCTCCAGTATGCTCGGCGGCCTGAGGCCATCGAATGCTATTTCAGAGTATGCCGCATCCTGGCAGACGATAATATCGCGCTTCTTTGCAAATTCAACTATATCCTTTAAGAACCTCTTATCGCACACCGCTCCGGTAGGATTGTTGGGATAATTGAGGAATATCATCTTTGCTCTGTGAAGAAGATGGTGATTTATGGCTCTTATGTCGGGTAAAAAATGGTTCTTTTCTACGAGCGGCATAGACAATACCTCTCCGCCGGCAAAGATAGTCCCCGACCTGTAGGGCGGATAGCATGGATCCGGCACCAGAACGATGTCGCCCGGATCTATAAACGCTAAAGGCATATGAGCTATGCCTTCTTTTGAGCCTATTAGAGGATGGATTTCGTTTTCGTAATCAAGCTCCACGCCGAATCGTTTTTTAAACCAGCCGGCGGCTGCCC is part of the Candidatus Omnitrophota bacterium genome and harbors:
- the panC gene encoding pantoate--beta-alanine ligase; protein product: MKIITDPAKMRKFIANEKARGRKIGFVPTMGYLHKGHLALIRRAKRENGIVVMSVFVNPAQFGPGEDYTKYPRDFKKDARMAKKEGVNAIFYPAVKSMYLPGHSTYINVEKLSGHLCGRRRSGHFRGVATIVAKLFNIISADNAYFGQKDAQQAVIIKKMAEDLNIPVEIKTIPTVREKDGLAMSSRNAYLNKKERYEATALFKSLSLAKKMIKQGERGSRKIIKTIKDFISKNSSARIDYVSVADLGSLKEIKALKGQVLIAIAAYFGKTRLIDNVILEV
- the folK gene encoding 2-amino-4-hydroxy-6-hydroxymethyldihydropteridine diphosphokinase, with the translated sequence MKKFVNCYIGVGSNIGDRRKYVDSAILELKKNKSIRFKKASSIYETEPVSEMPQGKFLNGVLEIETSLTPLELLVALNNIEKTLGRVRTVKSGARTIDLDILYYSNKKIKKKDLIIPHPRISEREFVLKGLRELGKV
- a CDS encoding LL-diaminopimelate aminotransferase, with amino-acid sequence MEISERLKKLPPYLFVEIDKAKKKAKDEGRDIIDLGVGDPDIPTPNFIIEAMNKALRDPLTHRYALDQGMPEFRRAAAGWFKKRFGVELDYENEIHPLIGSKEGIAHMPLAFIDPGDIVLVPDPCYPPYRSGTIFAGGEVLSMPLVEKNHFLPDIRAINHHLLHRAKMIFLNYPNNPTGAVCDKRFLKDIVEFAKKRDIIVCQDAAYSEIAFDGLRPPSILEIEGGKTVAVEFHSLSKTFNMTGWRIGFVCGNARLVKGLAKVKANIDSGVFSAIQRAGIVALENYEKHIGSVIKVYEERRNILVEGLNRIGWNIEKPKATFYVWAKVPPRHTSATFAQMLLDKADIVVTPGNGFGESGEGYIRMVITVDKKRLAEAVKRIDEKIR